In Pseudomonas nunensis, a single window of DNA contains:
- the hmgA gene encoding homogentisate 1,2-dioxygenase — MNLDSTAPALAYQSGFGNEFSSEALPGALPVGQNSPQKVPYGLYTELFSGTAFTMARSEARRTWMYRIQPSANHPAFVKLDRQLAGGALGEVTPNRLRWNPLDIPSEPTDFIDGLVSMAANSGAEKPSGISIYSYRANRSMERVFFNADGELLLVPELGRLRIATELGVLELEPLQIAVLPRGLKFRVELLDPHARGYIAENHGAPLRLPDLGPIGSNGLANPRDFLTPVARYEDLKQPTTLVQKFLGQLWGCELNHSPLNVVAWHGNNVPYKYDLRRFNTIGTVSFDHPDPSIFTVLTSPTSVHGLANLDFVIFPPRWMVAEKTFRPPWFHRNLMNEFMGLIKGEYDAKAEGFVPGGASLHSCMSAHGPDGESCTKAINAELAPAKIDNTMAFMFETSQVLRPSQFALECPQLQSSYDACWATLPVTFDPTRR; from the coding sequence ATGAACCTCGATTCAACGGCGCCAGCGCTGGCTTACCAGTCAGGCTTCGGCAACGAATTCAGCAGTGAAGCGTTGCCCGGCGCATTGCCCGTCGGCCAGAACTCCCCGCAAAAAGTCCCGTACGGCCTCTACACCGAACTGTTCTCCGGCACCGCATTCACCATGGCCCGCAGCGAAGCGCGGCGTACCTGGATGTACCGCATTCAGCCATCGGCCAATCACCCGGCGTTCGTCAAACTTGACCGGCAACTGGCCGGCGGCGCCTTGGGTGAAGTGACCCCCAATCGCCTGCGCTGGAACCCGCTGGACATCCCGAGCGAGCCCACTGATTTCATCGACGGGCTGGTGAGCATGGCCGCCAACTCGGGTGCGGAAAAACCGTCCGGGATCAGCATCTACAGCTACCGTGCCAACCGCTCCATGGAGCGTGTGTTCTTCAATGCCGACGGCGAATTGCTGCTGGTGCCGGAACTGGGGCGTCTGCGCATCGCCACCGAACTCGGCGTGCTGGAGCTGGAGCCACTGCAAATCGCCGTGCTGCCACGCGGTCTGAAATTCCGCGTCGAACTACTCGACCCGCACGCTCGCGGCTACATCGCCGAAAACCACGGTGCTCCGCTGCGCCTGCCGGACCTCGGGCCGATCGGCAGCAACGGTCTGGCCAACCCACGGGACTTCCTGACTCCGGTGGCGCGTTACGAAGACCTCAAGCAGCCGACCACCTTGGTGCAGAAATTCCTCGGTCAGTTGTGGGGCTGCGAGCTCAATCACTCGCCGCTGAACGTGGTGGCCTGGCACGGCAATAACGTGCCGTACAAATATGACCTGCGCCGTTTCAACACTATCGGCACGGTGAGTTTCGATCACCCGGATCCGTCGATTTTCACCGTCCTGACCTCGCCGACCAGCGTCCACGGCTTGGCGAATCTGGACTTTGTGATCTTCCCGCCGCGCTGGATGGTGGCCGAGAAAACCTTCCGCCCACCTTGGTTCCACCGCAATCTGATGAACGAATTCATGGGCCTGATCAAGGGCGAATACGACGCCAAGGCCGAAGGTTTCGTGCCCGGCGGTGCTTCGCTGCACAGCTGCATGAGCGCCCACGGCCCGGACGGCGAGAGTTGCACCAAAGCGATCAACGCCGAACTCGCCCCGGCGAAAATAGACAACACCATGGCCTTCATGTTCGAGACCAGCCAAGTGCTGCGCCCGAGCCAGTTCGCCCTCGAATGCCCGCAATTGCAATCCAGTTATGACGCCTGCTGGGCTACGCTGCCCGTCACTTTTGATCCGACCCGGAGATAA
- a CDS encoding DUF1329 domain-containing protein yields the protein MRKMILQCGALALSLLAANVMAAVSPEEASKLGTSLTPLGAEKAGNADGSIPAWTGGIPKNAGAVDSKGFLADPFASEKPLFVITAATVDKYKDKLSEGQVAMFKRYPETYKIPVYPTHRTVAVPPEIYESAKRSALNVNSINDGNGLANFTGNRYYAFPIPKNGVEVLWNHITRYHGGNLRRIITQVTPQTNGSYTPIRFEEEIAVPQLMKDLDPEKAANVLTFFKQSVTAPARLAGNVLLVHETLDQVKEPRLAWIYNAGQRRVRRAPQVAYDGPGTAADGLRTSDNFDMFSGAPDRYDWKLIGKKEMYIPYNSYKLDSPSLKYDDIIKAGHINQDLTRYELHRVWEVVGTVKPSERHIYAKRHMYIDEDSWQVALVDHYDGRGQLWRVAEGHAQYYYDHQAQAYTLEALYDIIAGRYIALGMKNEEKHSFEFGFEAKAADYTPSALRAEGVR from the coding sequence ATGCGCAAGATGATTCTGCAATGCGGCGCCCTGGCCCTGAGCCTGCTGGCGGCCAACGTGATGGCGGCGGTGTCGCCGGAAGAGGCGAGCAAGCTCGGCACCAGCCTCACGCCACTGGGTGCGGAGAAGGCCGGCAACGCCGATGGCTCGATTCCGGCCTGGACTGGCGGCATCCCGAAAAACGCTGGTGCGGTGGACAGCAAAGGCTTCCTCGCCGACCCGTTCGCCAGTGAGAAACCGCTGTTCGTGATCACGGCGGCCACTGTCGACAAGTACAAGGACAAACTCTCGGAAGGCCAGGTGGCGATGTTCAAGCGCTACCCGGAAACCTACAAGATCCCGGTCTACCCGACCCACCGCACCGTGGCCGTGCCGCCGGAAATCTACGAGTCGGCCAAGCGCAGTGCGTTGAACGTGAACAGCATCAACGACGGTAATGGCCTGGCCAATTTCACTGGCAACCGCTACTACGCGTTCCCGATTCCGAAGAATGGCGTCGAGGTGCTGTGGAACCACATCACCCGTTATCACGGCGGCAACCTCAGGCGCATCATCACCCAAGTGACCCCGCAGACCAACGGCAGCTACACGCCGATCCGCTTCGAAGAAGAGATCGCCGTGCCGCAACTGATGAAGGATCTGGACCCAGAGAAAGCAGCCAACGTGCTGACCTTCTTCAAACAATCCGTCACCGCACCGGCACGTCTGGCCGGTAACGTGTTGCTGGTGCACGAGACACTCGACCAGGTGAAGGAACCGCGCCTGGCGTGGATCTACAACGCCGGCCAGCGCCGTGTGCGTCGTGCACCGCAAGTGGCGTATGACGGGCCGGGTACTGCCGCCGATGGCTTGCGCACGTCCGATAACTTCGACATGTTCTCTGGCGCACCGGATCGCTACGACTGGAAACTGATCGGCAAGAAAGAAATGTACATCCCGTACAACAGCTACAAACTCGACTCGCCGAGCCTCAAGTACGACGACATCATCAAGGCCGGGCACATCAACCAGGACCTGACGCGCTATGAATTGCACCGGGTCTGGGAAGTGGTCGGCACGGTCAAGCCGAGCGAGCGGCACATCTACGCCAAACGCCACATGTACATCGACGAGGACAGCTGGCAAGTGGCGCTGGTGGACCACTATGACGGTCGCGGCCAACTGTGGCGCGTCGCCGAAGGTCACGCCCAGTACTACTACGATCACCAGGCCCAGGCCTACACCCTTGAAGCGCTCTACGACATCATCGCCGGTCGCTATATCGCCCTGGGCATGAAGAACGAAGAGAAACACAGCTTCGAATTCGGCTTCGAAGCCAAGGCTGCGGACTACACGCCATCGGCCCTGCGTGCAGAGGGGGTTCGCTAA
- a CDS encoding dermonecrotic toxin domain-containing protein has protein sequence MSNESKPFSIVHEKMIVLNDVNSMIADECNAVPAVDVMFHALLTNALRQIKPDLDVNKIYINRVAVDPKGGYQPVGALFQVVQECLERGLKPQYTIGVYGVYDQPNSTSFSAQIKTLGIYDVEKLIETILVNLVPGYGFHLNDYWVSAIGTDAQGRQLLAPKDRLEQLYAKAFWAELDLVVHNGHFTADEQGWINRTYLASRVWPQSISNVSIVGINGEVQVLPAAFVIQIDGATKNELIPANDGRTCALYLPNDGLRRFSDSLSLHRAITELLSVESSRNALLEALPVEGASTLKGTLGVRFFNIKDDLFNYCATGQLEKQALDITHYWKKTQETGSDYATVMDSLRRTQGLIQVAANGSARAARYLQQATMNDWPQWLKVASKADQQRYVALEKAHLQSEVELHERVGNAVSLKAYARASVEQHVFQRTGTKIDPDHILVTIRHAFRLGAKKIEHEERMTLTELSISGLHDKNARFIFRVEGPTAAVLTQGFVESVIETLDLRVKYPDYRHSVYRQTAVQDALIETAGRLTALSVFSAQLQNHLKPKGLEVVQRCNLGDPAFVVWGVLFRNGHTPFKDMIVYSQPNHQTQFPHVLYAPGAPGGRDWFEFASYLDLQKHIAGWCAGSAGLEYVVQQSIPADQVKIERELKESGALAMAGKTNDIKFVDWRVEPKRPLRMSVQQAIESADQAQRTSTPDWFKAATLADRQTFARLHTEHKAIFALTKEQGNIIPFQTFARDLVKRELNQYLRRSGPHAELDPDQIEVNLKGHSAMTLTQLFINWEAWRSDTSPFIQAFAWVHPAASVVVQIKDTVRTATFKSRDGKNLDRLNGAVISELIDLLPGDKYIAYLKKDFVGGKPEDRSARAALYGKLKQNRMQRDALVQKVKGKLTPERYDWLKTILDRLDTDTHSFPSNGWIYGCYLKGKRVDGAYWFAGTVNGRSENILYLPGSVEEEMFRTADDINADLRGGALKNTILECVRLQDRATVENYFHEIRQRKSALELSGLKMAITALHYEYAPMVDRFIADVDHQTTSFSEAFWRDTMIVVEFVADVASLFIPPVGLVASLLKATRSIVLGIGAYNNGDDKAANAHFAAAWVGLITAYLGKASGIGGIGAGMDTFSKINDYANLVSAATGVTVGVNYLTYVASQTIPSTHGMATTRIS, from the coding sequence GTGAGTAATGAAAGTAAGCCGTTTTCGATTGTCCACGAAAAGATGATCGTGCTGAATGATGTGAATTCGATGATCGCTGACGAGTGCAATGCAGTGCCGGCGGTTGACGTAATGTTTCATGCGCTGTTAACGAATGCGCTGAGACAAATTAAACCTGATCTTGATGTGAATAAAATCTACATCAATAGAGTGGCTGTCGATCCCAAGGGTGGTTATCAACCCGTGGGGGCGCTGTTTCAAGTTGTCCAGGAGTGTCTCGAACGAGGGCTAAAACCCCAATACACGATCGGTGTTTATGGCGTGTACGATCAGCCAAATTCGACTTCGTTTTCGGCGCAAATCAAGACACTTGGTATCTATGACGTTGAGAAGCTGATTGAAACCATTCTCGTAAACCTAGTGCCGGGGTACGGGTTTCACTTGAATGACTATTGGGTGAGCGCCATCGGAACCGATGCCCAGGGACGGCAATTACTGGCGCCGAAGGATCGGCTGGAGCAGCTATACGCCAAGGCATTTTGGGCTGAGCTTGATCTGGTGGTACACAACGGACACTTCACCGCAGATGAACAAGGCTGGATCAATCGAACGTATTTAGCATCGCGTGTCTGGCCACAATCAATTTCCAATGTGTCTATTGTCGGGATTAATGGGGAGGTTCAGGTTTTACCTGCTGCATTTGTTATACAAATTGATGGCGCTACCAAGAATGAACTTATTCCTGCTAATGACGGGCGTACCTGTGCACTTTACCTGCCGAACGATGGGCTCAGGAGGTTCTCGGACTCTTTGAGTCTTCACCGGGCCATTACAGAACTGTTGAGCGTTGAAAGCAGCCGTAACGCCTTGCTTGAAGCATTGCCTGTTGAGGGGGCCAGCACTTTAAAGGGAACGCTTGGCGTGCGGTTCTTTAATATCAAAGATGATCTGTTCAATTATTGCGCGACCGGGCAGCTCGAAAAGCAGGCGCTCGATATCACTCACTACTGGAAGAAAACCCAGGAGACCGGCAGTGACTATGCAACAGTCATGGACTCACTTCGCCGCACACAAGGTTTGATTCAGGTGGCGGCCAATGGCAGCGCGCGAGCCGCTCGCTATTTGCAACAAGCCACAATGAATGACTGGCCGCAGTGGTTGAAAGTTGCTTCAAAAGCTGACCAGCAGCGTTATGTGGCACTGGAAAAAGCGCATCTGCAAAGTGAAGTCGAACTGCATGAGCGGGTAGGCAACGCCGTTTCACTAAAGGCTTACGCACGCGCAAGTGTTGAGCAGCATGTTTTTCAACGAACGGGGACGAAGATCGATCCAGACCATATTCTTGTAACGATTCGTCATGCCTTCCGACTCGGGGCAAAAAAGATCGAGCACGAAGAACGGATGACGCTGACAGAGCTTTCTATCAGCGGGCTGCACGATAAGAATGCCCGTTTTATCTTCCGCGTTGAAGGGCCGACGGCTGCTGTGCTGACGCAGGGCTTTGTCGAGTCGGTTATTGAAACTCTCGACCTGCGTGTGAAGTATCCCGACTATCGCCATTCGGTTTATCGTCAGACGGCGGTACAGGATGCACTGATTGAAACAGCGGGCAGGCTCACGGCGTTGTCGGTTTTCAGCGCACAACTTCAAAACCATCTCAAGCCGAAGGGCCTGGAGGTGGTCCAGCGCTGCAATCTGGGTGATCCGGCATTCGTGGTCTGGGGTGTGTTGTTCCGTAATGGTCACACTCCGTTCAAAGACATGATTGTCTATTCCCAGCCAAACCATCAGACACAGTTTCCGCATGTCTTGTACGCCCCCGGTGCGCCGGGTGGTCGGGATTGGTTTGAGTTTGCAAGTTATCTCGATTTGCAGAAACACATTGCCGGCTGGTGCGCGGGGTCAGCAGGGCTTGAGTATGTCGTTCAGCAATCCATTCCTGCTGACCAAGTAAAGATAGAGCGCGAGTTAAAAGAATCTGGTGCGCTGGCCATGGCAGGCAAGACCAACGACATCAAGTTTGTCGACTGGAGAGTTGAACCGAAAAGGCCCTTGCGCATGAGTGTTCAACAAGCGATTGAATCGGCTGATCAGGCGCAAAGGACCTCGACCCCTGACTGGTTCAAAGCAGCCACTTTGGCAGACCGCCAGACGTTTGCGCGATTGCACACCGAGCACAAGGCCATTTTTGCGCTGACCAAAGAGCAGGGAAACATCATTCCGTTTCAAACGTTTGCTCGTGACCTGGTAAAGCGTGAACTCAATCAATATCTACGCCGCTCGGGTCCGCACGCGGAACTGGATCCGGATCAGATTGAAGTCAATCTCAAAGGCCACAGTGCCATGACACTGACTCAGCTCTTTATAAACTGGGAAGCGTGGCGATCCGATACCAGCCCTTTTATTCAGGCATTTGCCTGGGTTCACCCTGCGGCGAGTGTAGTTGTGCAGATCAAAGATACGGTGCGTACCGCAACGTTCAAATCGAGGGATGGGAAAAACCTCGACAGGCTCAATGGTGCAGTCATCAGTGAACTGATCGATTTATTGCCTGGTGATAAATATATTGCGTATCTGAAAAAAGACTTCGTCGGCGGTAAGCCCGAGGACCGTTCTGCTCGTGCTGCTTTATACGGCAAGCTTAAGCAGAACAGGATGCAGAGGGATGCGCTGGTTCAGAAAGTCAAAGGCAAGCTTACGCCGGAGCGCTATGACTGGTTAAAAACAATCCTGGATCGCCTGGATACTGATACCCATTCTTTTCCTTCAAACGGTTGGATATATGGCTGCTACTTGAAGGGAAAACGTGTAGATGGCGCTTACTGGTTCGCTGGGACAGTCAACGGGCGTTCGGAAAACATACTGTATCTACCAGGCTCGGTAGAAGAAGAAATGTTCCGTACGGCCGACGATATCAATGCGGATCTGCGTGGCGGCGCTTTAAAAAACACCATTCTGGAGTGTGTTCGGTTGCAAGACCGAGCAACAGTGGAGAATTACTTTCACGAAATTCGGCAGCGCAAATCAGCGCTCGAGCTTTCCGGGTTGAAAATGGCGATTACCGCTCTTCACTATGAATACGCGCCGATGGTGGATCGCTTTATTGCCGATGTAGATCATCAGACGACAAGTTTTTCCGAAGCGTTCTGGCGCGACACGATGATAGTGGTCGAGTTTGTCGCTGATGTTGCCTCGCTGTTCATTCCTCCGGTGGGATTGGTGGCAAGCTTGCTTAAAGCCACCCGTTCCATCGTACTAGGAATAGGCGCCTACAATAATGGCGATGATAAAGCGGCGAATGCTCACTTCGCCGCGGCCTGGGTAGGGCTTATTACTGCATACCTGGGCAAGGCATCGGGCATCGGTGGAATTGGGGCCGGCATGGATACCTTCTCGAAGATAAACGATTACGCCAACCTTGTTTCGGCCGCGACCGGGGTAACCGTGGGCGTGAATTATCTGACTTATGTGGCCAGCCAAACGATTCCAAGTACGCACGGGATGGCAACCACTCGTATTAGTTGA
- a CDS encoding IclR family transcriptional regulator: MEKPRNNDKQKVRSAEVGTDILKALAELSPSTSLSRLAEHVQMPASKVHRYLQALIASGFAEQNTATNHYGLGREALRVGLAALNSMDVLKVAALPLAELRDDLNETCFLAVWGNQGATVVHIEPAVRAVTVVTQLGSVLPLLSSSTGLVFSAFLPSRETVELRELEIQASAAHALADDQVYATLCEQIRDRGLHHVHGLLMPGVDALSAPVFNAVGNVAAVLTIVGPTSLFHADEDGPAAQRLLAATRAVSWRMGYHPTPGL; the protein is encoded by the coding sequence ATGGAAAAGCCGCGCAACAACGATAAACAGAAAGTCCGCTCGGCCGAGGTCGGCACTGACATCCTCAAGGCCCTGGCCGAACTGTCGCCGTCGACCTCGTTGTCGCGCCTGGCCGAACACGTGCAGATGCCGGCGAGCAAGGTTCATCGCTATTTGCAGGCTTTGATCGCCAGCGGTTTTGCCGAGCAGAACACCGCCACCAACCATTACGGCCTCGGCCGTGAAGCCCTGCGCGTGGGCCTCGCCGCACTCAACAGTATGGACGTGCTGAAAGTCGCCGCCCTGCCCCTGGCCGAGCTGCGCGATGACTTGAACGAAACCTGTTTTTTGGCGGTGTGGGGCAATCAGGGCGCGACCGTGGTGCACATCGAACCGGCGGTGCGCGCGGTAACCGTCGTGACGCAACTGGGGTCGGTGCTGCCGTTGCTGAGTTCGTCCACAGGACTGGTGTTCAGCGCATTCCTGCCGAGCCGGGAAACCGTGGAATTGCGCGAGCTGGAAATTCAGGCCAGTGCAGCGCATGCACTGGCTGACGATCAGGTCTATGCAACCTTGTGCGAGCAGATCCGTGATCGCGGCTTGCACCATGTTCACGGCTTGCTGATGCCCGGCGTCGATGCGTTGTCCGCGCCAGTGTTCAATGCCGTGGGCAACGTGGCTGCGGTGCTGACCATCGTTGGCCCGACTTCACTATTCCACGCAGATGAAGACGGCCCGGCGGCGCAGCGCTTGCTGGCGGCGACCCGGGCCGTGAGTTGGCGGATGGGTTATCACCCAACACCTGGGCTTTGA
- a CDS encoding LuxR C-terminal-related transcriptional regulator, protein MTAMTPCLDRPGFLPRLSSHHLSRTRLSEPLLASPARVKLLCAPAGSGKSALLAECLLQAPAQCRVVWLALSGVALSRADFCLRLAEALELPAINETALLAHLARIQTPIWLFVDDYCRVPAPELDGLLDQLLAVSNPQITWWLSGRRRPHCNWPRLLLDDELHEFEGRTLALTAAEIEQLLHHLEAPLAAKTARRIFQRSGGWCAAVRIALLDGCQWAKDLNHPGRTATLLDYLQHELFSNLPAELIEAWQVLAHLPRFNASLCEHLFGAGEGARWMHELQLRGCFIEAWQESPDWLQVFAPLSRLMRDESWSGGRSWHRRACQWFCAQEDWQAAFEQALLAEEFEVAVSLLQHFNLEHLFRGQNAALLLRLHEQHGDDLMLGSPQLVGLVTAALLFAGRFEQASACIEQLERFAPQPSATLQRQLLARWQAQMGWLLHLQGRGESAREHFLEALAALGAEAWPARLLCLSGLTQQALLNADLEAAQALNREALCLARAHNSLLFEGLLELDHAQLLEQRGAAVRAESLLANIHELLSQEADPATPLLGRIALRRGRLALSQGHDEQAAEFFDSGLHACLRSQDKRVLFGFLGQAQLAANQGDYAQAFIRLRDAERLMQQRQIPDLVYRGVLLQLSSQFWLQQGRPELALEALSRVLRHYRRPNARQAPPATLELIPRIEYLLVLAEVQLGQVPHVQLEDLLDQARLHGMANLETELRLAQAELAWLAGDEATARVAWEKARELIARWHLQQALSDVSRRQPQLVRHLSDHAAKSESLRPISNENPLSLREREVLELIALGNSNQQIAEQLYISLHTVKTHARRIHGKLGVERRTQAVAKAKRLGIVG, encoded by the coding sequence ATGACCGCCATGACCCCGTGTCTGGACCGGCCTGGATTTCTTCCTCGCCTGTCGTCCCATCACCTCTCCAGAACCCGGCTGAGCGAACCGCTGCTGGCATCGCCCGCGCGGGTAAAACTGCTGTGCGCACCGGCGGGCAGTGGCAAGAGTGCGCTGCTGGCCGAGTGCTTGTTGCAGGCGCCAGCGCAGTGTCGGGTGGTGTGGCTGGCGTTATCCGGCGTGGCGTTGAGCCGAGCCGATTTTTGCCTGCGGCTGGCGGAGGCGCTTGAACTGCCGGCGATAAACGAGACGGCATTATTGGCGCATCTGGCGCGGATACAGACGCCCATCTGGTTGTTTGTCGACGACTACTGCCGAGTGCCCGCACCGGAACTGGACGGGCTGCTTGATCAGCTTCTGGCGGTCAGCAACCCACAGATCACCTGGTGGTTGAGTGGTCGGCGGCGCCCTCATTGCAACTGGCCACGCCTGTTGCTGGACGACGAACTGCATGAATTCGAAGGTCGCACGCTGGCGCTGACGGCCGCTGAAATCGAGCAACTGCTGCATCACTTAGAGGCACCGTTGGCGGCGAAAACCGCGCGGCGAATTTTCCAGCGCAGTGGGGGTTGGTGCGCCGCCGTGCGCATCGCCTTGCTCGATGGCTGCCAATGGGCCAAGGACCTGAATCACCCTGGCCGCACGGCGACCTTGCTCGATTATCTGCAACATGAATTGTTCAGCAACTTGCCCGCTGAACTGATCGAAGCCTGGCAAGTGCTGGCGCATCTGCCACGGTTCAATGCCAGCCTGTGCGAGCACCTGTTCGGCGCCGGGGAGGGCGCGCGCTGGATGCACGAGTTACAACTGCGCGGCTGTTTTATCGAAGCGTGGCAAGAGTCGCCGGACTGGTTGCAGGTGTTCGCGCCGCTGAGTCGGTTGATGCGCGATGAGTCATGGTCGGGCGGGCGCTCCTGGCATCGGCGTGCCTGTCAGTGGTTTTGCGCTCAGGAAGACTGGCAAGCGGCGTTCGAACAGGCGTTGTTGGCCGAAGAGTTCGAGGTGGCCGTCAGCTTGCTGCAGCATTTCAATCTCGAGCATTTGTTTCGCGGCCAGAACGCGGCGTTGCTGTTGCGCTTGCATGAGCAACATGGCGATGACTTGATGCTCGGTTCGCCGCAATTGGTCGGGCTGGTCACGGCGGCGTTGCTGTTCGCCGGTCGCTTTGAACAGGCGTCGGCCTGTATCGAACAACTGGAGCGATTCGCCCCGCAACCGAGCGCGACCCTACAGCGCCAATTGCTCGCGCGTTGGCAAGCTCAGATGGGCTGGTTGCTGCATTTGCAGGGACGCGGGGAATCTGCTCGCGAGCACTTCCTCGAAGCGCTTGCAGCTCTTGGGGCCGAGGCTTGGCCCGCGCGTTTGTTGTGCCTGTCCGGACTGACCCAGCAAGCGCTGCTCAACGCCGACCTTGAAGCCGCCCAGGCCCTGAATCGCGAGGCGTTGTGCCTGGCGCGGGCGCACAATTCGCTGCTGTTCGAAGGGTTGCTTGAACTCGATCACGCGCAGTTGCTGGAGCAGCGCGGCGCTGCCGTACGTGCCGAAAGCCTGCTGGCCAATATTCACGAACTGCTGAGTCAGGAGGCCGACCCGGCGACGCCACTGTTGGGGCGTATCGCCTTGCGCCGGGGGCGTCTGGCCTTGAGCCAGGGCCACGATGAGCAAGCCGCCGAGTTTTTTGATTCGGGTCTGCACGCTTGCCTGCGCAGCCAGGACAAACGCGTGTTGTTCGGTTTTCTCGGCCAGGCGCAATTGGCGGCCAATCAGGGTGACTACGCCCAGGCATTTATCCGCTTACGCGACGCCGAACGCTTGATGCAGCAGCGGCAGATTCCTGACCTGGTGTATCGCGGGGTGCTGTTACAACTCAGCAGTCAGTTCTGGTTGCAACAGGGGCGGCCGGAACTGGCGCTTGAGGCGCTGAGTCGGGTGTTGCGTCATTACCGTCGTCCGAATGCGCGGCAGGCGCCACCGGCGACGCTGGAATTGATTCCACGGATTGAATATTTGTTGGTGTTGGCTGAAGTCCAACTGGGACAGGTTCCTCACGTGCAACTTGAGGATTTGCTCGATCAAGCCAGGCTGCACGGTATGGCGAACCTTGAAACGGAATTGCGCCTGGCGCAGGCAGAACTTGCCTGGCTGGCCGGTGATGAAGCGACAGCACGCGTGGCGTGGGAAAAGGCTCGGGAACTGATTGCCCGTTGGCACTTGCAACAGGCATTGAGTGATGTGAGCCGGCGTCAGCCCCAACTTGTTCGCCATCTGTCTGATCACGCTGCGAAGTCGGAATCACTTCGACCGATCAGTAATGAAAATCCCCTGAGCCTGCGAGAGCGGGAGGTGCTTGAGTTGATTGCCTTGGGTAATTCCAATCAACAGATTGCTGAGCAGTTATATATATCGCTGCACACGGTGAAGACTCATGCTCGAAGGATTCATGGGAAGTTGGGGGTGGAGCGCAGAACGCAAGCGGTAGCCAAGGCCAAACGTCTGGGTATTGTCGGGTAG